The following proteins come from a genomic window of Sorghum bicolor cultivar BTx623 chromosome 3, Sorghum_bicolor_NCBIv3, whole genome shotgun sequence:
- the LOC8054934 gene encoding scopoletin glucosyltransferase: protein MAIKDELQPLHILFFPFLAPGHLIPIADMAALFAARGVKCTILTTPVNAQVIRSAVDHANDASRGTDGALAIDIAVVPFPDVGLPPGVESGPALNSMEDREKFSHAAQLLRDPFDRFLVENRPDAVVSDSFFDWSVDAAAEHGVPRIAFLGISLFARSCSDTMLRNNPVEAAPDDPDAPVLLPGLPHRVELKRSQMMEPKKRPEHWAFFQRVNAADQRSYGEVFNSFHELEPDYLEHYTTTLGRRAWLVGPVALASKDAATRGAGNGLSPDADGCQQWLDTKPEGSVLYVSFGTLSHFSPPELRELARGLDMSGKNFVWVINGGAETEESEWMPDGFAELMACGDRGFIIRGWAPQMVILTHPAVGGFVTHCGWNSTLEAVSAGVPMVTWPRYADQFYNEKLVVELLKVGVGVGSTDYASKLETRRVIGGEVIAEAIGRVMGDGEDAEAIREKAQELGGKARRAVAKGGSSYDDVGRLVDELMARRSSVNV, encoded by the coding sequence ATGGCCATCAAAGATGAGCTGCAGCCGTTGCACATCCTCTTCTTCCCATTCCTCGCGCCAGGGCACCTCATCCCGATCGCCGACATGGCCGCGCTCTTCGCTGCCCGAGGCGTCAAGTGCACCATCCTCACCACCCCGGTGAACGCCCAAGTCATCCGCTCCGCGGTGGACCACGCCAACGACGCCTCCCGCGGCACCGATGGCGCCCTGGCCATCGACATCGCCGTCGTGCCTTTCCCTGACGTCGGGCTGCCACCCGGCGTCGAGAGCGGCCCGGCCCTTAATTCCATGGAGGACCGCGAAAAGTTCTCCCACGCCGCCCAGTTACTCCGCGACCCGTTCGACCGGTTCTTGGTGGAGAATCGCCCCGACGCCGTGGTGAGCGACAGCTTCTTCGACTGGTCAGTCGACGCCGCCGCGGAGCACGGCGTCCCGCGGATAGCGTTCCTCGGCATCAGCTTGTTCGCGCGGTCCTGCAGCGACACCATGTTGCGCAACAACCCAGTGGAGGCCGCCCCCGACGACCCGGACGCGCCCGTGCTGCTTCCGGGCCTGCCGCACCGCGTCGAGCTGAAGCGGAGCCAGATGATGGAGCCCAAGAAGCGGCCGGAGCACTGGGCCTTCTTCCAGCGCGTCAACGCCGCGGACCAGAGGAGCTACGGCGAGGTGTTCAACAGCTTCCACGAGCTGGAGCCGGACTACTTGGAGCACTACACCACGACGCTCGGGCGCCGCGCGTGGCTCGTCGGGCCGGTCGCGCTCGCCAGCAAGGACGCGGCGACGAGGGGCGCCGGCAACGGTCTCTCGCCGGACGCGGACGGCTGCCAGCAGTGGCTCGACACCAAGCCGGAGGGCTCGGTGCTGTACGTGTCCTTCGGCACGCTGTCCCATTTCTCGCCGCCCGAGCTGCGCGAGCTCGCACGCGGCCTCGACATGTCCGGCAAGAACTTCGTCTGGGTCATCAACGGCGGCGCGGAGACAGAGGAATCGGAATGGATGCCCGATGGGTTCGCGGAGCTGATGGCGTGCGGCGACCGTGGCTTCATCATCCGGGGCTGGGCGCCGCAGATGGTGATCCTGACCCACCCGGCAGTGGGCGGGTTCGTGACGCACTGCGGGTGGAACTCGACGCTGGAGGCCGTGAGCGCCGGCGTGCCTATGGTGACGTGGCCACGGTACGCCGACCAGTTCTACAACGAGAAGCTGGTGGTGGAGCTGCTCAAGGTCGGTGTCGGCGTGGGGTCCACGGACTACGCGTCGAAGCTGGAGACGCGGCGCGTGATCGGCGGCGAGGTGATCGCGGAGGCCATCGGAAGAGTGATGGGCGATGGCGAGGACGCGGAGGCAATACGGGAGAAGGCCCAGGAGCTCGGGGGGAAGGCCAGGCGCGCGGTGGCGAAGGGTGGGTCATCTTATGATGATGTCGGACGGTTAGTGGACGAGCTGATGGCTCGCAGGAGCTCCGTCAATGTCTGA